The Eleginops maclovinus isolate JMC-PN-2008 ecotype Puerto Natales chromosome 18, JC_Emac_rtc_rv5, whole genome shotgun sequence genome segment TAACTCCTAACAAGTTTACTCCACTTTCCAATCAGAACATCACCCAGTTAGCCTTCTGTTCATATGTTATTTCATGGCCTGttatttttagatttgatttgattctaattaaaaaacaagttcaaatTCCATCATACGATACAATGAGTGACAAGTATAATGGCTCACCCTCTTTGTACACAGCTGCGTTTATTGTTGTGTTGACTCCAGGGAAGTCCTCGATGATGTACTTTGGGTAACCAAAATCCATAACCCTTCGGTTTTCATTGTAactgaaaaatatacataaagatTGTCAGACGTCATGACTCACTATCATCTGTTCCTCTTTCAAAGCTAAGAAAAAACATGTGTTCATGAGTCCAGAGTGAGCTGTCTGTTCTCTTTGTGAGGCAAACAATGACAAACCAAATCTTTCAGTCAGATCTTATTCAACTTCTTTAATGTGCAACTCCCTCCCTAGCAGTGCTTTGTGAGTTATCCTGGTTAAACCACATCTAAGGCCCATTCAAAGTAGTTAATTTAGTCTTAAAGTACATAATAATTTGATATATTTCATTCTACATTCATATCCTCTCCTTAGAGGGGAAAGAATATATCCTACAGTGCAAAACGTGAGCTTTTCATACATGCAGTGCACAGATGTTACTGTTTGCTGAGTAAAAAGCTCTGAATTGCATGCACATGAAATAAGCGGTAGAAATGCTCCTTTAAGTGAACAAACACTATGATTGCTGATTCCAACTTGAGTCACAAGCACTTGATGACTGtgtttgtaaaagaaaaatggagcAACCGTGTCCTCTTGGCTGCCCATTAAGATGAGTATTAAATAACCAATCAGCGGAGAGTGAAGCTGTCCATATGGACTGCCCTACATGTggacaaaaatacatcattgtGACCCAAAACatgcagtttgtgtgtttttgattcctACGCCAATAGCTAGACAGCTCAATTCCACCACAGGTGCAGAAGTCTGTAAAAAGACTAGAAAATGGCCAGATATATAATAACATTAGGTTGCCACAGAAAGCAGAGCAAAAGGGACCCAAATacaagacagacaaaaaaaaatacccTTATTCAAGGTTTGATTCCAGGCAGGGCAAAACAAAGCAGAACTTTCCAACACATACCAAACAAAGATCTGACAAAGACTAACAAGGGAGGGGGCTAAAACAGAATCAGAACTTATCACATAGACAAGACACAGGCGAAAAGGGCCGGAAATACCACAAGGGCAGCAGATGAAAGGAATCAGGTAAAGATAGACAATTACCGAGGTGGGAAAccacaaaaacaggaagtaaatgcAGCCATAACTCAAGGGGGAttagcttttcaaaataaaacaggacacACAATAACAGAACATGACATAAGGATATTTCACCCAAACATTCATGTTGCTCTTTGGTTGCCTTACCTCCAGTAAATATCATGCATAAAGAAAAGTGTGCGCCCAGTTTTCACTATGTGGACTGCTGCGTCAACGTCCTGGACCCAGGCTGGAAACCCAAAGTGGCTTAGTGCTCGTGGCTTTCCCCTCACAAGAGAGCCTTTCACTGTCCAGAACATGGATTCTGTCccaaacaaagaaagacaaagatggggttttttttgtataaatgaaAGGTGAAATTGTTTAGCTTTATGTGAATTATTCAGGTTGGTTACCATGAATGAGGTAAGCAGCGGATCTGCGAGGCACCCAGAAGGCTGCATCGATGCTGGTTTCAATCTTTGGCATGAAGTTGGTGATGGGACCTTCCTTGATGTCATCTTGCTCATTATGTTTAATCCAGAGGTATCTtatgcaaaaacatttttgaaaacatcaCAAATAGAAGATACAATTAAGTGTCTATCGAATGTTTGTAGATAAACAGTATGAGATTGAGAGACACACATGTATGCTTTTAATGAAGAGGAAATATAGATACCTATACAAGATGAGAGAGAACAATCATCAACACACCTATCTCTAAAAAAGAAGGTGGCATCCCCAATAGTGGACACCGCGTCAAAGGTCATGTCTGAGGCACATTTGTTCTGCATGAGTTGAGGAAGCAGCGACCCAGACAGCCAGGGGTTATTCTGAGAGCTCAAACCCAACCTCGAAAAGTAATTTGGGTTCCCTCTGACTGGACCTAACACACAACAGATTTCACTTGATTAAAAAACACTCCGGCTTCAAAAGATGACTGTAACTCAAGTATGACACGTTTTATAGAGATATAAATTGTTTACTGTAAAGTGTGTTGATATTTACTACATCCTCTATGGATAATAGCTTGGCTGAACGGGACGATCTGTAGTTCGGGTACATCAACGACTGTGGATTTCTGGAGTGCTTCAGGCCCAAAGCATGACCAAATTCATGAGCAGCTACCGCCAACAGATTAATACCTACAATAGCACAAAGACAATGGCTATTTACTTTAACACTTTTAAGTATCATAGTGGAGTACCAGTGTGAATGACCTCAGTACCTGTCTCTCTTGCTGTCCAGTGCTCAGCATCATCAAAGTGCGTGTCCCCTCCAACGCCAGGCCCTGGCCCGAAAGCATGAGCCAGTGTGCCTCTGGGTCCGTCAAATGGATACAAATCACCATGTTCTTCATGAGATATTCAAGGCCAAACATGAAATAGAAACCCACAGAGAACAcaatgacaaaaagaaaattacaggCTTCTGTTTACATCGTTTAAACGAGTCTGGAGTTCAGCGGCCAGGTGTCAGATGTCGCTGTCTTGGTAAGCAATTAAACTATTACAGAAACACTGCCATGGCTATATCCATGAGATTGTCTTTTACACACTGAAAACTGCACTCTGTCATTCTGTGACTCAAGTTGTTAAATGCACTTTCATCTATACCTgtgaagcagaaagaaaaacccaccaTAGGTCACAAACTCCACCATGATGTCAGCGTTGCGGGTGGGCGACCTGACAAACCTCAGACTGCTGGCTCTGGCCCAAACGCTGAAAGCTGACTCAACCAGAAAGTCCACAGTGTTGCGAGGCAAATCTCTGGTGTACCTGCCAATTCTGCAACAGCAAAGTCATCTCATTTTTTGATAAACATAAGGATCAAGGCTAACTTTATACCAACATTAATACCTCTCAAAAAAGCTATACAGAATCTTTATATAAGTGCCATAAACTGTTCATAGTCTGTTTAATAGCTGCCTGTCTTTCttcaatgtgtgtttatattccAACAGGCGTGTCTCAAAAAATGAACAGGCACTTTCCAGACAGTGTCACATAAGTGCAAGCATGTATGGTGACCATGGCATTGTAACAAGCCCATAATAAGTCTATGGAAAAGAAGTCCCAAACCCTGAAATCTTTAAACCACAATGATGTGTGACAGCTGCGATTCCCTATTTCTGCTAACGGTTTTAATTGCCTGCTGCCTCTAAATTTTTCTTGGCGTATTGGCAGGATTTGCACTCCAGACTGTTATATATTGGTCCAGTTCAGCCCAGGTCACACATGCCTTCATATTTTATTAGCAGATATATATTTCAGACTGGAATTCCACTAGCATTTTGACAATCATTCAAATCTGCACGGATACCTGTAGGTGAGGACATTCTTGTTCCACCGTGTTCCCTGGAGGTGGCTGTACTCCTCCACATCTGGAACCCCACATCGAGGGGTCTTCATTATCTCGATGGTGTCTGAATCCAGCACACCTGTTGCATTGAGCCCAAAGAATATTTGCATGTCTTTCACCTTGGAGGTGAAGAAGGGCCCGCTCCGCTTCATGCGACCCAGGGGCTCTTCTTGCAGATTGTAGTAGTGCTCAAGGTATTCCTACAGTATGATATCATTTGAAATCACATATCCTGCATCTCAATTAATGCCAaggtatatttttgtattcccTCAGTGAATTATTTACTTGCAGCCTGCATAACTGAGGATTACACATTA includes the following:
- the mmp20b gene encoding matrix metalloproteinase-20; this encodes MYVMLLSCFVLVLLMPGSCFTAPTFMPRQESSPSAEPQVDLKLAKEYLEHYYNLQEEPLGRMKRSGPFFTSKVKDMQIFFGLNATGVLDSDTIEIMKTPRCGVPDVEEYSHLQGTRWNKNVLTYRIGRYTRDLPRNTVDFLVESAFSVWARASSLRFVRSPTRNADIMVEFVTYEHGDLYPFDGPRGTLAHAFGPGPGVGGDTHFDDAEHWTARETGINLLAVAAHEFGHALGLKHSRNPQSLMYPNYRSSRSAKLLSIEDVVNINTLYSPVRGNPNYFSRLGLSSQNNPWLSGSLLPQLMQNKCASDMTFDAVSTIGDATFFFRDRYLWIKHNEQDDIKEGPITNFMPKIETSIDAAFWVPRRSAAYLIHESMFWTVKGSLVRGKPRALSHFGFPAWVQDVDAAVHIVKTGRTLFFMHDIYWSYNENRRVMDFGYPKYIIEDFPGVNTTINAAVYKEGFIYFFDGPQVYKYDYSQKQVVGVEKANSWLGC